A part of Tessaracoccus timonensis genomic DNA contains:
- a CDS encoding MFS transporter, producing the protein MTTPTRWALPAILSAQLVIPLSIAGTAVALPRIAADLGSSPGPLQWVVNGFNVAFALCTLLWGGFADRAGHHRVFRAGVIIVLLASIGSALAPTLLLLDGARLVAGAGAAAVLTSATSILSLAWEGATRARAFALFGTINGLGLALGPTLCGLVTQAFGWRAAFWLPAIVLAVSLAMSRGIPTVQVEHDGARRLLNVSLLTNRGFAAMTLVPITASVGFVTFLTYLPAAFSAIHGWNAGQAGVMMLVATLPVVLSPSVAVSVMKRHQIGIGPVLVASIGCLTAGSVAMLALAPGNSVWAVVPALALIGLGFGLPLGVVDGEALARVPSHSSGSAAGLLNFARIGSEALSVACYSALLTVLVRRRIPDQTIADLVAAGAPNRAADYASAQHVVALSCGAVVLVLGVAIWALSQGASNSGEGES; encoded by the coding sequence ATGACCACACCAACACGCTGGGCTCTGCCGGCAATCCTGTCGGCGCAACTTGTGATCCCGCTCTCGATCGCCGGCACAGCAGTGGCACTGCCGCGCATCGCGGCCGACCTAGGATCCAGTCCGGGTCCGCTGCAGTGGGTCGTCAACGGTTTCAACGTCGCCTTCGCCCTCTGTACCCTGCTGTGGGGCGGGTTCGCCGACCGCGCCGGGCACCACCGGGTCTTCCGTGCTGGAGTCATCATCGTCCTGCTGGCCTCTATCGGCAGCGCCCTCGCACCGACGCTGTTACTGCTGGATGGTGCCCGACTCGTGGCTGGAGCGGGCGCCGCTGCCGTCCTGACTAGCGCAACGTCGATCCTGTCGCTGGCTTGGGAAGGAGCCACCCGGGCCAGGGCGTTCGCACTATTTGGCACCATCAACGGGCTAGGCCTGGCGCTCGGTCCAACGCTGTGCGGCCTGGTTACACAGGCGTTTGGCTGGCGCGCAGCATTCTGGCTGCCAGCCATCGTCTTGGCCGTGTCATTAGCAATGTCGCGAGGGATCCCCACAGTGCAGGTTGAACACGACGGAGCGCGCCGCCTGCTCAACGTCAGTCTGCTGACCAACCGCGGGTTCGCGGCGATGACACTGGTGCCGATCACGGCTTCGGTAGGGTTTGTGACCTTCCTGACCTACCTTCCCGCGGCATTCAGCGCGATCCACGGCTGGAACGCAGGACAGGCCGGAGTGATGATGCTCGTCGCGACTCTTCCTGTCGTCCTGTCTCCGAGTGTCGCCGTCTCAGTCATGAAGCGCCATCAAATCGGCATCGGTCCGGTCCTGGTCGCATCCATTGGTTGCCTGACGGCCGGTTCGGTCGCGATGCTGGCGCTTGCCCCGGGTAATTCCGTGTGGGCGGTTGTGCCAGCTCTAGCGCTGATTGGGCTCGGGTTCGGGCTTCCTCTCGGAGTGGTCGATGGAGAAGCCCTGGCTCGGGTGCCGAGTCACTCGTCGGGCAGCGCTGCCGGGCTGCTGAACTTCGCCCGCATCGGATCCGAAGCCCTGTCGGTGGCCTGCTACTCAGCACTGCTGACCGTCCTTGTGCGGCGCCGCATTCCCGACCAAACGATAGCCGACCTGGTTGCCGCTGGAGCTCCCAACAGGGCCGCTGACTACGCCAGCGCGCAACACGTGGTCGCCCTGAGCTGTGGGGCTGTCGTGTTGGTCCTTGGTGTTGCAATCTGGGCACTGTCGCAAGGTGCATCGAACTCAGGCGAGGGTGAATCGTGA
- a CDS encoding helix-turn-helix transcriptional regulator, with translation MPDEEGHPSVTEMNLPDVLTALNDPLRRQVVNTLIAEPDGTERTCASFDLGVSKSTLTHHFRVLRESGLVRQVDRGNSRKVSLRRDELNQRFPGLLDLLGREESSRAE, from the coding sequence GTGCCGGACGAAGAAGGGCACCCCAGCGTCACCGAGATGAACCTGCCCGACGTACTGACGGCCCTCAACGATCCATTGCGGCGGCAAGTCGTCAACACACTCATCGCCGAGCCCGACGGGACCGAGCGCACCTGCGCGAGTTTTGACCTCGGAGTGTCGAAGTCGACCCTCACCCATCACTTTCGCGTGCTGCGTGAATCTGGCCTGGTGCGTCAGGTTGATCGAGGAAACTCCCGCAAAGTCTCCCTGCGCCGCGATGAACTCAACCAGCGTTTCCCGGGGCTGTTGGATCTGCTTGGCCGCGAGGAATCATCGAGGGCCGAGTAG